The DNA sequence CAGAAGgttacaaaataggaaacagaaaaaaaaagaaggaaagtaaCATGGAAAAAGAAACTAATCCTAACTAGAACTTTCCTAAAGCTTAAACTAGCTATTCGTTtaacaagaaaacacaaaagaaaCTAGCTAATTGCTTACTACATAAacacagaaaaagaaacaaaatctttGGACAAAGGAAGTCTTCTAGGAGTCTGCATCGATAGCTTGCTATACAAGACAAACCAGCTATACAAGACAAaccagaaattagaaacttattGAAACTAACCTAAATCATATCttaaaataggaaaatggggaCCAAAATCACTATTCAAGTAAACAGTGCCACATGAACAGTATGTAAACAGTAACTTGTGAAGGGTAATTTCTGGATTTAATTTGTGTCCTACTCTTCTtcatgctttttttctttttttcattctaaaCCCAATTAAAGTTTTTAATTGGACTCAACAAGTATTAGCCTGCTGTTCTAGGATCATGATGTTATAGAAGGTTGAAGATTTGAGCATAGCACCTACAAATAATTAGCAATGCAAGTTAGCCTTTTGCCGTTCCACCAGCTACATATGAAGCTGCTTCCAAAAGGAAACTTCACACATGAAGGCACacaatttctttttcaattgatttttttttttccttttgtcagAATTTGATTCAGATGGAGAAACTAAGAAAGAATAACATTTTAAAAGGTGGGAACTATATATACTGGGACAGGAAAAACAAAGGAGTGTAGAAGTGCAGACCAGTAGATGCTTGATGGTATAAACCAGGTCCTTCAATGAACAAGAAACGGCGTAGAACGTCCTCACGATCAAGACCACACAATTTTAAGTAGGGTTCAGCAGTCTTGGACTGAAGGCAACAAAACTTTATCTTCTTATGCTTGTCTACTTTGATCACCCACTTCACCCCTGCAACAAGAATAACGACTAAAGACTATAACGGAATGACAATTTCAAAAATTCCTGGATTATAATGTATGATGTGTGAAAAACATAGTGAATGCACAAGCGCGCTCAAAAGTAACGAGGGTCCAAGTTGCAACCCAAACCAGGAGCACTGCAGACCTGGGAGAAAAAGGAatggggaaaaatggaaaaatttaaGAGTTTACAATGGAAACATGCCAAAAACTGGAGGAATTAACTGGAGAATTAGTGATCAGAAGAAACCCTGGAAGAACTTTGATCATTGATaatgaaggagagaaagaaaggcaTCAAAAACTGAAGTGATAACAGAAGTGAAGAATCTGGGTCTTCTAATTCTCGCATGGATCATACTACGACACAATGATACAGCAATAAAATCATTCAGATACAAACCCCCAAAGATACTTCCATCTAATAACATGATCAATTATAACTTTGCAAGCATCGAAATCAAAAGAAGGAATAATTTtatgaaaggggaaaaaaaagggaaacgaaAGCTTAACGATTCGTTCACGAGGTTTAGTTGTTTTCTGGTGAATGAATATGAAATCAAACGATTCTCATTTACAGAAATGAAGATAAAATACTAATAGTTGTACCTCCGTGGCAGAGATGACAGACCCCATCATAGATAACGACTCCAGGCTGAAGAAGGGTTGGAGCTGCCGCAGTTGCCGATGGAGGGGAATCGGCTAAGAGAATGCCCTCATTTGAGAAATGAGCAGCAGCATTTGCAGCAGCGTTAGTGGACaaatagaaggaagaaaacagagaagatgGGATTCTCGTTACGGGGTAATAATTAGAGGTTGTGGAAGCCGTCCTCCAACTCGAAGCTTCTCTCCTAAGCATCATCATCGCCGCCATCTTTGTCATGCTTTGAATCTCTCAGACTCTCAGAATTCCTCCTCAGATCATTTACAGCTAAATGCAGCTGCGACCATTTTGTTCAAAAATCATGAATCAATAGGCGCGAGTGGAGTATAGCGTTTCAAGTTTCGTAGGGAGGAGGGCACTTCGGAATTGGGAGGTTTAGTTCCAGAATGAAGAGGAGCATGGGACCCAAATATGAAGGGACCCACTTGAGTTATCTTTCCCGCTTAAAATGATCCACGTTGATTACGTCCTCGAATTTCGACCTTCTGATGTTTTGACTCTGTTTTTAGGTCTTCGATATCGTAGAGCCCACTATCGAAGGGCCTACGAGCCCAAAAAGTGACCAGAAAAGGCTGGCCAAAGATCTCAGCCCATTCCAAGCTAATCCAagcttctacccaaaaaatgaaaaatgctaATCCAAGTACACCCCTTAATCCAAGCCTAAAACGGTGTCTTGGTTTGGGGTGAAACATGATTTTGAACCATAGATAATCTCTAGTTTTGCTAAACTCTTAGTTTTACGgaaaaaggttctttgagcTGCCGGGCAGGATGCACTAATATTTCTTTGTCTATTTcacccctcacatgaaatgacctcattGACCTCCAATGTACGATAATGTCTTGTAGCACTTCATTGATGTGCTCCTCTATACCGCTTAGTGAGAGAACcctctctttctatctctcctcctcatatgaaatgacatatctgccCTTTATTTCCAAAATCATAACATCACCTTCTTCTGGACTGCTTGCTGAAAGAGCTCTCTCCCTCAAGAaataatttggattgaaaacGAATCAATTCAACCTCTTTAAGTAGATCATATACAATCCTAAAAGTTCATGTATTGTCTTGTTATTCTGTGTACTTTCCATAGCCCTGAATATTTCAATGCTATATTTTGCTACTTCTCATACTCCACTCAAAAGCTGAAACTTGAGATGGGAGCAGAAAATCTAAGGTTCAACCCTCTTAGAAAATTTTCAGTCTCATCCAACTAGCCACACAAAAGTTTTTGCTTACCAACTTGAGAGAAGTTCCCTAGTTGGCCCTATCAAGAACTCCACTTACTGCCTTGTTCTTCAAGGCCAAAAAGAACACCTGGGTGCAACTTCAGCGTTAACTAAAACATTGGACTCAGATGGAAATTGCACTTTCTGATTGTCAGCTGTCCAAATGTCTTGACAATTTTATGTTTCCCTACAAcaatatacaaaaataaatggcATTTCATCTCTGTTACCTGGCTAAGTCCTTTTGACTGAGATTTCAAACATGAGTTAGATGGGGAACCATTGTTCTAAAACCAGAACAGCAATAGCAAGCTGGTCAACCAGATTAAACACAGCCAACCTGCTACTGATTTCCGCTTCCTGGTCATATTCCCATCTATTGGTGATAACACACCAATGGCCTTCTTAAACAAATGTTTAGAGTGGACCAACTAAACCACATAAATGATCATTTAACTCAACATCTATCAGATGACAAAACACCATTGCTATTTGAACCGAATCCCTTCATGATGGAGATTTTACTCCATACTTGGAGAACGCCCCTGTTAGAACAGCCTTCTCCTTGACCTTCAATCTGCATCAACAGGAACTAGAACTTAAAAATATGATGTAGCAATGGTGCATGTTGGAACCTCAAAATGTCATGACATAAAAATTCTACCTTTTTGCAGACGCTGAAATGCTCAACTTTGGGACCTTTGCTGATTTTGTTTTcacaattttcttcttctgtactGCCCGACTCTTCTGTTGTTGCTTCGAGGATACTGACTCATTGACAAGCTCAGTTGTTGCTTTCATGCCACTGACATCATTTGGTTCCCATACATTGACACATTCAGGATCCTCCTCAATATCTTCCCAGTCTGCTGGCATAATCTGGTCCATTGGGCCAGCAGATTCATCAAGGGTGGTCAGTTTCAACAAATCCATGGACAGGTTATTGACATCAGAATCTGCAACtgtgttttcttttaaaatggGAAGAGTAAGTTTGGATATGGATGTGCTAGAGCCATTTGGAGATTGTTGAAAAGCATTGTCAAGGGAGCTGCTTGGATTTATCATCTCACAGGTTATCTGCTTCTGAATCTTTCCAAAAGGTAAGCTTTGTCTGCCATATCTGTGTATGAATCTGCCATGATAACCATAATGTTTGAATAGCTGGATATTAGCAGACGTGGAAAAAAGTAGCCTTAACATTAAATATGAAtgcaatagaaagaaaaaaaaggaaggagaaagtaACAGAGAAAATATCAAACATTTTACCAATTCATTGTCCAGCCACAACAGTAGATATGAATGCAATGAGGAGCAGCTGCATAGACAATCAATAAGATATATCTAGGTAGCCACTCATCTCATTAAATAAAACTATTTGGCAACTAGTCTATCAATTCTTCCAGGAAATTCACTGGGATTAGTTCTGCCATAGGGAAGAAAAACTAACCAAGCCATAAGTTCGAATACTGTAGGAAGATTAAGTATACATGCTGCGTTAATTTACTTTGGTCATTATCTTCTCATTCTTGCAATGAATTCATCCTAGTTATTGAATAATTGAGAATAGACAAGCCATTACGATTTTTCTTGTTGCTTTACTCCTTTGTTTCCAATAAATTACACTTACACTATTTTCTcctaacaaaaagaaaaaacccataCTTAAATTCAGATCGGATTTTCTTGTCACCTgggatgaaaattttgaattcccATAGCATTTATATGCAATAGACGATGCTTTAAAATGGAATTACCTCAACGCAAACTGGTTTTTATGTCTTCAGTAGAAACAATGTCATTTGAGTTTCGCACCACATCGAACCATTTCCATTGTTTATTCCAATTTTGGAAATGAACAGAGACAAATCCATTTATGGTGAAAGCCAAATACACTCAGATACTATGGCAAAGCAAAATGAAATTAGTCCATCAAAGCCGTAACGATTTGCAGCCTTAAACTAACAGGAACTTTTATACAAATTACACAGGTCTCTGCTCATTTCATCATAGTAACACTTGCATGAGCTATTGTTAGAGTGAAAGTTAAGGATATGAAGAACCATGTCATTATGCATTACCTAAATGCAGCCTCTTCAGAGTCCAGGTCAACAAAAGCAAAGCCCTTGCAAATAGGGTCCTTTGTctttttatttccagaaacagctgGACTTATATTAAGTATTCCTGGGAACCCCTGAAATGCCAACTTCAAATCTCTGTGGATGTTCTTCTTCTTGGGGAGGTTCTCAACACGAACCCGAATTCCACTTGGAACAACTTCAGGTGCTGCAAATCTCCAATACAATGTCCTCAAGTCAAACACCAATGACAGGAAAGAGCAGATAACAAAAGCAATGCAATTATAATAGATGTTCGTTCCAGTGCCATGGAGCTTCCCAAACAAATAGTGTAATGAACCCAAGAGCCCTTTGAAGATAAATTGCTGGTTTCATTGATTGTGCAGTAGAACAAAGTGACTTATTGTTGTATCCTGGGCCTCCCTCCTTCCATTTTGTCTGTCCCCCCNNNNNNNNNNNNNNNNNNNNtttttttttcttgggtttgtGCCCTCTGTGTTTTGCTTCCCCCACGCCCCACCCCCTCTCTTGCTCCCCCCTTATATATTCTTTCTCctgcttggtaatgaattttttctattcatcaaaagtaaaaaaaacgTGACCCTTCTCCTCgtacaaaaaaatgaaaccatCAAAGTGCATAAAATCCATGAGTGCTCTAATGCAGATTATATATTGCAttaatatcaaaaaaaaaaaaaaaggcaacaaCAGTCATGTAACCTAAATGCATATCTTACCTTTAAGCACTTTCGGCTGCTTCTCAGATTTGGGGTTTGGAGGATTGTTTTTAAGGTTATTGATATTTGCAAGCTGAGCTTTTCTACTCTGCTCCATTTCTTCAAGCAGTTTATCCTCAATAGAAGTATGATACATTTTCCCTTCTCCAAATCCAGGTGGCTTGTTCTGAGCCCACTTCTTCATATTCTCAAAAGGCACAAACACCTCGCCCTCATCCGCCTCCtcgtcctcttcctcttcctcttcctcgtcATCATGCCCATCTGTTTCCAAGAGGGTATTGTTCCTCCCTGTACGCTTCTTGGAAGCACAAAGAGAAAACCCATGTTGTCCCTGACCAGAAGTGGAAGAGGGAACTCAGTTTTGTATCAAAATCgttaagaaataaaggaaacagAGAGGAATTCAATACAGACCTGTAAGAAtagaaaagtagaagaagaatttGAATGGGGAAAGAGCGAGTTGGTTTTGAAGGTTCTGCACGGAGCCGAAAGAGAGGAAGCCGTGAGAACTTGAGGGATTGTGGCAATAGCTGGATAAGATTCGCAAGGTAGTCGAAAGGTTCCCATGCCTAACATCTTCGTCTCCACCTCCCTTACTTGGTCACTCGGCTCGGCTCGGTTCTGCTCTCTACCACTTTAATGGCGAAAAGGATAACGgggaagaagaagtaaagcgaAGAGAAACGCAGTCCCTGGTAGCTTCGCCTAAGGTAACTCGGAAGTTCGACTGAGTGAACGACGATTTcactctcctcctccttttggaATATGGGATTTTAGTATTGGGCCTTGTGAGTTACAAAATTTTACATTGGGTCTTGGGCCTTAAACTTATATGGGCCTGGAGCTCCAATAACTCTACAATTTACTTCTATAGCTCTTGCCCCTAATTGTGAAACTTGCTACATGAGAATCTAGAATCAGAGTGTGATTCTAGAGTCGGGCAAAGGGTGATTCTTGAATCAATAAGCTGTGTTTGGAATATATTCTCCAAGTAGGTTCGAGGTTTAGAATGAATTCTGAAATCcgattcttttctattttctgcaTAACAAAGTATTCTATATCCAAAAACCATTCCCATAATGCATACCAAAGTCAAAACGGGAGGTTTATTCTTAAATTATTGAGCAACAGCCCAAATGTGAGAAATCCTAGCAGATGCAAAGTGCACCCACAGAATCTCAGTATTCTGAAAtccgatttctctctctctctcttttagatAGAAAAAACCTACTAAGGAAAATGTTAGCCAACTCATATGGCATTTTCATACATAGGTTTGGACCCAACATGGCCAATGCTAACAAATTCTCCACCTTCTTCATCATCCGATCTGGACGATTAAACTAGCATATCAATTGGTCTAGATAAAGGCTACAAAACCCAACAATTTCATCTAGAATCACATTGTCACAGACCATAACAAATGGGAAAGATTAGTTCTACAAACCAAAGACAGCAACATAGGAACAAATTCCTTGCTTCAGTCACAAAATAATCATAAAAGCCTAAAAGCTTAGAAAGAAACAAGTAGGatgcgtttggttgcaagggaaatgggaagtgaagggaagtgaagtgaagtgaagagaagtgaagcgattttttttccccttttgagtcgtttggttgcaatagaagtgaagtgaaattaatttaccatagttgtttggtttgatgtaaaattgatgtaaaatagatgtaaacttttaaaaaaactaataatccaaccaaactcctgAGATGGGGgggagagtacttttcaatTCAGAACCCACCCAgttcctcaaaatttatattggttatgtgaatcaggtcattcaaggtctgtaccaaatcaaaccaaatgtcatcaaatactatgttctatcactaaccaaaagaaaccatttcattctatatatcaaatgagtgcaacataaataaatatttaaaatactataaaagatgatcacaatgaaaacagtaatagatcacaagtgacAACAACTAAAATgcccattccaaaagtcttttggtcaaaataaacccaattgagtcgcgtgagagagagagagagagagagagagagagatgagagtcgcgttttttttttcttcctattttggtggggaaataaaaagggaaattttaattgttaagtgaaatttttttcacgtGTAGAATATATTtctcttgcaatcaaacatctaaatttattttttctgaagaaaaaaaatttcactttacataaaaaatttgcattccccttacaACGAAACAAAACTGTAAAGAACAGACAAACACTCTTGGAATATGGAATTTGGGTTTGCGGCCTTGGGAGTTTAAAAATAGTAATTGGCCCAAAATAGGGTATTGGATCTTGGGCCTAAAACTTGTAAGAATAGCAATGTGGATCTGCAATAGATGGGCCTGGGGTCCAACAACTTGGTGGTTGACTATAGAGCCTCATGTATTGGTGTATTTTACTTCTACTGTTCTACCCCTAATAGTGGAACCTATAACTAGAATCACTCTGATTCTAGAGTCTGGCAAAGGGAAAATCCTTGGATAGaaaagctgtgtttggtatgcattatgATAATAGATTGAGGGATCAGAACACATTCTAAAGCTgattgttttcattttcttgctTCAAAATACATTCTAGACCCAAAACTTAATCCAAGAATGCATGCCAAACCAGCCATTCTAAAATCTATGGCAGATTTATGGATTCTTGGATCTGAATATCATCTACTCATGAACTGAtatgttttgaaaaaaaaaacaattttatttGAATATTTGAGATTAGTTAACAATAGGatccattgaaaaaaataaaaggaaaaaaaacccaTGCATAAAGAGTTATATTACTTATAGTTGAGATAAACCACTAAAATTGAGATTTTCCAATTAAGCTAAGTCATTTTAGGATTAACGAATCATTCATCACAAAGAGAATGAGTTTCAAGAGAATGATTCAAAGTTCTTGTAGAGTGGAACCATGTACTACCAGACACAAGATAATTGTTCCAAAGAACAAATTTAGCATATTTAtctaaagattttttatttatttattcaacaGTGAGAATTGCCAAATTGTTTTGTATGAGTTCATtcatttggcaaaaaaaaaaaaaaaaaagcatgaaaaTTACGTCCCTCATATAGTTCAAtgaacttattttttttctccctctagATAGAAAAAGACGCTGTGATAGGTAATTCAGCTCTAGTGTGAATCCAAGGAAGGTTCAAAGTTCAGTCTTCCTACCACCCATCTTTCTTAATATAATAGTAAGTAGGTTAGTATATAGTCAATAATAAATGTAGTTCAAATGCCCCCCTTGACTAGCCCCTCGTGGGTCCTTTTTGAGCCCTTGTGGTTTCCTATCTCCCTAATGTGGATCttgcaaaggaaaaaaaaatatgtacatGTGAATAGGGAGGTAGTCCGCTGGTACTAACTACTAAGGTACAAAATAGATAGAAAGGGAAACAAGATATAATTGTATTACACTACAAATTTAAGACCCTATCCATTGAATCCAAATCTAACGTTGTTGGGTGGCATTTAATTGGGTACGACTCTGAAATTAATGagttaccaaaaagaaaaatctgaaattaatgAGATTGCAATCTAGGCTGAACTTCTACTTCTACCCCTGGCACGTTATGCACATTGCTTTTAGTTGGAGATGGTCAAGTCCTATTAGTGATTGTAAACTAATTAGAAGCCCATGTTCTATCTATATTCTATGGGATAATGTTCTCTATACGTTGTAGGGGAGCATAGTCTCCGTCAcaatctatctctctcctt is a window from the Macadamia integrifolia cultivar HAES 741 chromosome 5, SCU_Mint_v3, whole genome shotgun sequence genome containing:
- the LOC122079638 gene encoding uncharacterized protein YuxK, whose product is MTKMAAMMMLRREASSWRTASTTSNYYPVTRIPSSLFSSFYLSTNAAANAAAHFSNEGILLADSPPSATAAAPTLLQPGVVIYDGVCHLCHGGVKWVIKVDKHKKIKFCCLQSKTAEPYLKLCGLDREDVLRRFLFIEGPGLYHQASTAALKVASHLPMPYSALSALLIIPTPLRDAIYDYIAKRRYNWFGKEEDCIVLQEQEMLERFIDREEIIYRNKMQL
- the LOC122079637 gene encoding uncharacterized protein LOC122079637, which produces MLGMGTFRLPCESYPAIATIPQVLTASSLSAPCRTFKTNSLFPHSNSSSTFLFLQGQHGFSLCASKKRTGRNNTLLETDGHDDEEEEEEEDEEADEGEVFVPFENMKKWAQNKPPGFGEGKMYHTSIEDKLLEEMEQSRKAQLANINNLKNNPPNPKSEKQPKVLKAPEVVPSGIRVRVENLPKKKNIHRDLKLAFQGFPGILNISPAVSGNKKTKDPICKGFAFVDLDSEEAAFRFIHRYGRQSLPFGKIQKQITCEMINPSSSLDNAFQQSPNGSSTSISKLTLPILKENTVADSDVNNLSMDLLKLTTLDESAGPMDQIMPADWEDIEEDPECVNVWEPNDVSGMKATTELVNESVSSKQQQKSRAVQKKKIVKTKSAKVPKLSISASAKRLKVKEKAVLTGAFSKYGVKSPS